From the genome of uncultured Pseudodesulfovibrio sp., one region includes:
- a CDS encoding RnfABCDGE type electron transport complex subunit G, with translation MKDMFKMVLVLSLFCGLSGLTLATVRQATSQRIEEQVMTYVQGPALAQIFSDYDNNPVKDRKTFDLPDGPVTVFPALKDGKLMGVAFETFGKGYGGPVGIMVGFNTDGTELAGIGTTTLKETPGLGMRLVEPEYRNQFRGHTTKSVELTKNGGDIAAIAGATISSTASVAAVNQAIRIFQQIKDKIHSTWAS, from the coding sequence ATGAAAGACATGTTCAAGATGGTCCTGGTCCTGTCGCTCTTCTGCGGCCTGTCCGGCCTGACCCTGGCCACGGTTCGCCAGGCGACGTCGCAGCGCATAGAAGAGCAGGTCATGACCTATGTCCAGGGTCCGGCCCTGGCTCAGATATTCAGTGATTACGACAACAACCCGGTCAAGGACCGCAAGACCTTCGATCTGCCCGACGGCCCGGTAACCGTGTTCCCGGCCCTGAAGGACGGCAAGCTCATGGGCGTGGCCTTCGAGACCTTCGGCAAAGGGTACGGCGGCCCGGTGGGCATCATGGTCGGCTTCAACACCGACGGCACCGAATTGGCAGGCATCGGGACCACAACCCTCAAGGAAACGCCCGGCCTGGGCATGCGCCTGGTGGAGCCCGAATACCGTAACCAGTTCCGGGGCCATACAACCAAATCCGTGGAACTGACCAAGAACGGCGGCGATATCGCGGCCATCGCCGGAGCCACCATCTCGTCTACAGCCAGCGTGGCAGCGGTCAACCAGGCAATCCGAATTTTCCAACAGATCAAGGACAAAATCCACTCGACGTGGGCATCATAG
- a CDS encoding electron transport complex subunit E, whose protein sequence is MSTLWKEFSKGLWHDLPPFKLVLGLCPTLAVTKTAYNGFGMGMAVIFVLALSNMLISMLRKVIPSKVRIACFIVVAASLVVCVELLMQAYAYPLYQQLGIFVPLIVVNCIILGRAEAFASKNPVLLSVADGLGMGMGFTLSLTFLGSLRELFGYGTWFGMQVMGGWFKPFGFMIEAPGAFVCLGVLLAGMNALTNWQRKSKGLEAVQGPVHDCKTCGMCASKPRM, encoded by the coding sequence ATGAGCACATTGTGGAAGGAATTTTCGAAGGGATTGTGGCACGACCTGCCACCGTTCAAGCTGGTCCTGGGGCTATGCCCTACCCTGGCCGTGACCAAAACAGCCTACAACGGTTTCGGCATGGGCATGGCCGTCATCTTCGTCCTGGCCCTGTCCAACATGCTGATCTCCATGCTGCGCAAGGTCATCCCGTCCAAGGTGCGCATTGCCTGTTTCATCGTGGTTGCCGCTTCCCTGGTGGTTTGTGTGGAGCTGCTCATGCAGGCCTACGCCTATCCGCTCTACCAGCAACTCGGCATCTTCGTGCCGCTGATCGTCGTCAACTGCATCATCCTGGGGCGGGCCGAGGCGTTCGCCTCCAAGAACCCGGTCCTGCTCTCCGTGGCCGACGGGCTGGGCATGGGAATGGGCTTCACCCTGTCACTGACTTTCCTGGGCTCCCTGCGCGAACTGTTCGGCTATGGAACGTGGTTCGGCATGCAGGTCATGGGCGGCTGGTTCAAGCCGTTCGGCTTCATGATCGAGGCCCCAGGCGCGTTCGTCTGCCTGGGCGTGCTGCTTGCGGGCATGAACGCCCTGACCAACTGGCAACGGAAATCCAAAGGACTCGAAGCCGTACAAGGCCCGGTCCATGATTGCAAAACCTGCGGCATGTGCGCCAGCAAGCCGAGGATGTGA
- a CDS encoding RnfABCDGE type electron transport complex subunit A, which produces MDYFVLVIAAIFVNNIVLAQYLGNCPFIGTSKDSGVALGMGLAVVFVATLAAVITWCVQKFLLAPNDLDYLQTIAFILVIAALVQFVEMFLKKAIPPLYKSLGIFLPLITTNCAVLGIAIICQREEFGLFETFLFSMASGAGFMLALVLLAGIRERLDLSRVPMAMKGTPLGLVMAGLMSLAFFAFKGMAS; this is translated from the coding sequence ATGGACTACTTCGTACTCGTCATAGCCGCCATCTTCGTCAACAACATCGTGTTGGCGCAGTATCTGGGCAATTGCCCGTTCATCGGCACGTCCAAGGACTCGGGCGTGGCGCTGGGCATGGGGCTGGCCGTGGTCTTCGTGGCCACCCTGGCTGCGGTCATCACCTGGTGCGTGCAGAAGTTCCTGCTCGCGCCAAACGATCTCGATTACCTGCAGACCATCGCCTTCATTCTGGTCATTGCCGCTCTGGTCCAGTTCGTGGAGATGTTCCTGAAAAAGGCCATCCCGCCCCTGTACAAGTCTCTGGGCATCTTCCTGCCGCTGATCACCACCAACTGCGCGGTGCTCGGCATCGCCATCATCTGCCAGCGCGAGGAGTTCGGCCTGTTCGAAACCTTCCTCTTTTCCATGGCCTCGGGCGCGGGCTTCATGCTTGCGTTGGTACTGCTGGCTGGCATCCGTGAGCGACTGGACCTGTCCCGCGTGCCCATGGCCATGAAAGGCACCCCGCTGGGCCTTGTCATGGCCGGGTTGATGTCGCTGGCATTTTTCGCTTTCAAGGGCATGGCTTCCTAG
- a CDS encoding FAD-dependent oxidoreductase: MITASVLILFGIGFTAAVILAVASKLLYVYEDPRIAQVESVLAGANCGGCGFPGCAGAAQGVVDGKAGATVCVIGGDAVAEKVAAIMGLEFASMEKQIAFVDCTGGIRAEEIYQYAGVKDCRAQHMLYSGSKMCPEGCLGYGTCVTACQFGAIEMGPNGYPVVDPNLCTACGGCEQVCPRGVITVWGMSARITHLNLDTDCLAPCRQRCPGQINIPRYIEQVSRGDYAGALETIRERIPMPLSIGRVCPHPCEGVCRRGHVDESVGINMIKRFAADWEMNSGTRLPISCAPDTGRKVAVVGGGPAGLSCAFFLRRLGHSPTIFESMPKLGGQLRYGIPEYRLPKAVLDWEIQGILDLGIDVRHGQFFGKDFSLNTLGEEGFEAVFLGIGAWMNMNLRIDNEDAPGVSTGTEFLTKVGLGLESGIGRKVVVIGGGNTAIDTARTSVRLGADVTLMYRRTRNEMPANIEEIDGAEEEGVKYLFLAAPTRIIKGDDGNVTHIEHIRMELGEPDQSGRRRPIPIEGSETLIEADTVYTAIGQKPELSCLYENGICQLEETRWRTLAADPDTLQTAMPHVFTGGDMHTGPALVITALGEGRKAARSINQYLNGETPHVAERTQRDLLAYTMFTDVPNVGYRERSPLPHLIECDERTCTFGEIEGALDETQVKHETCRCLRCGLTCYNRDMTDGQECISGDCVKNQ; encoded by the coding sequence ATGATCACCGCTTCCGTACTCATCCTCTTCGGCATAGGCTTCACCGCCGCCGTCATTCTGGCGGTGGCCTCCAAGCTGCTGTACGTTTACGAGGACCCGCGCATCGCCCAGGTGGAGAGCGTGCTGGCCGGGGCCAACTGCGGCGGATGCGGATTTCCCGGCTGCGCGGGCGCTGCGCAGGGCGTGGTGGACGGCAAGGCCGGGGCCACGGTCTGCGTCATCGGCGGTGACGCCGTGGCTGAGAAGGTGGCTGCCATCATGGGGTTGGAATTCGCGTCCATGGAAAAACAGATCGCCTTTGTGGACTGCACCGGCGGCATCCGGGCCGAAGAGATTTATCAGTACGCCGGGGTCAAGGATTGCCGTGCCCAGCACATGCTCTACTCCGGCTCCAAGATGTGCCCCGAAGGATGCCTCGGATACGGGACCTGTGTCACGGCCTGCCAATTCGGAGCCATCGAAATGGGACCCAACGGCTATCCCGTTGTGGACCCGAATCTGTGCACCGCCTGCGGGGGCTGCGAACAGGTCTGCCCGCGCGGCGTGATCACGGTCTGGGGCATGTCGGCACGCATCACCCATTTGAATCTTGATACTGACTGTTTGGCCCCCTGCCGTCAGCGCTGCCCGGGCCAGATCAATATCCCCCGCTACATCGAGCAGGTATCGCGCGGTGACTACGCCGGTGCCCTCGAGACCATCCGCGAGCGCATCCCCATGCCCCTGTCCATAGGCCGGGTCTGCCCCCATCCGTGCGAGGGAGTCTGTCGCAGAGGCCATGTGGACGAGTCGGTCGGCATCAACATGATCAAGCGGTTCGCGGCCGACTGGGAGATGAACTCCGGAACCCGGCTGCCCATTTCCTGCGCTCCGGATACCGGGCGCAAGGTGGCCGTTGTCGGCGGCGGTCCGGCCGGTCTGTCCTGCGCCTTCTTCCTGCGCCGCCTGGGCCACAGCCCGACCATCTTCGAATCCATGCCCAAGCTGGGCGGACAGCTGCGCTACGGTATCCCCGAATACAGACTGCCCAAGGCCGTGCTGGACTGGGAAATTCAGGGAATACTCGATCTGGGTATCGACGTTCGCCACGGGCAATTCTTTGGCAAGGATTTCTCCCTGAATACTCTCGGGGAAGAAGGATTCGAGGCCGTATTCCTCGGCATCGGCGCGTGGATGAACATGAACCTGCGAATCGACAACGAAGACGCCCCTGGCGTTTCCACAGGCACCGAGTTTCTGACCAAGGTTGGCCTGGGCCTGGAGAGCGGCATTGGCCGAAAGGTCGTGGTCATAGGTGGCGGCAACACCGCCATCGACACGGCCCGGACCAGCGTTCGCCTTGGCGCGGACGTGACCCTCATGTATCGCCGTACGCGCAACGAGATGCCCGCCAACATCGAGGAGATCGACGGAGCCGAGGAAGAAGGCGTCAAATATCTCTTCCTGGCCGCGCCTACCCGCATCATCAAAGGCGACGACGGCAATGTGACCCATATAGAGCACATCCGCATGGAACTCGGCGAGCCCGACCAGTCCGGACGCCGCCGCCCCATTCCCATCGAAGGCTCGGAGACCCTCATCGAGGCGGACACAGTCTACACCGCCATCGGCCAGAAGCCGGAATTATCCTGCCTATACGAAAACGGAATATGCCAATTGGAGGAAACCCGCTGGCGTACCCTGGCGGCCGATCCCGACACTTTGCAGACAGCCATGCCGCACGTCTTCACCGGCGGTGACATGCACACCGGCCCGGCCCTGGTCATCACCGCCCTGGGCGAAGGCCGCAAGGCCGCCCGTTCCATCAACCAGTATCTCAACGGCGAGACACCTCATGTGGCAGAACGGACCCAGCGAGACCTGCTAGCCTACACCATGTTCACCGATGTACCGAATGTGGGCTACCGGGAACGGTCTCCCCTGCCCCATCTCATAGAATGCGATGAGCGAACCTGTACCTTCGGCGAAATCGAAGGCGCCCTGGACGAAACCCAGGTCAAACACGAAACCTGCCGCTGCCTGCGCTGTGGCCTGACCTGCTACAACCGGGACATGACCGACGGGCAGGAATGTATCAGCGGCGATTGCGTAAAAAATCAGTAA